Proteins found in one Kangiella sediminilitoris genomic segment:
- the tolR gene encoding protein TolR, translating into MPHLVRRERRRLNAEINVVPYIDVMLVLLVIFMITAPLITAGIQVDLPTAAAEPMSPDETTPFIVTIDSHGQHYLEIGSSAEGRPEALSREELLDRVVFELDKTPNAPILINGDKTVPYGDVVELMDQLRQVAGIENVGLMTQQPN; encoded by the coding sequence ATGCCACATCTTGTACGTAGAGAGAGACGCCGCCTAAACGCTGAGATTAATGTAGTTCCCTATATTGATGTCATGCTGGTGTTGCTGGTGATCTTTATGATTACCGCACCGTTAATTACAGCGGGTATTCAGGTAGATCTGCCTACAGCTGCTGCAGAGCCGATGTCACCCGATGAGACAACACCCTTTATCGTGACAATTGACTCGCATGGCCAGCATTATCTGGAAATTGGTAGCTCGGCAGAAGGACGACCGGAAGCACTGAGCCGCGAAGAGTTATTGGATAGGGTTGTATTTGAGCTGGATAAAACACCGAATGCACCGATTTTGATTAATGGTGATAAAACGGTACCTTATGGTGATGTCGTAGAGTTGATGGATCAGTTGAGGCAGGTAGCAGGGATAGAAAATGTTGGTTTGATGACGCAGCAACCCAATTAG